The following proteins are co-located in the Xiphophorus maculatus strain JP 163 A chromosome 24, X_maculatus-5.0-male, whole genome shotgun sequence genome:
- the LOC111607549 gene encoding uncharacterized protein LOC111607549, with product MATVMADSGRTVVVSGVPAVLEFSRMVDKLTIHFQSRRISHGGDVEVVKYPTNMVGVAFVTFDQAEDAKRVVRKEQHIMMDEEFTQGYALTVFPFSTDVFLYVAGATVDLSVFGRDQASLIKSLQSTHRSIRFQASLQQRKASIEGPASAVCALKEDLIRRASHLRPSSQTAVGKPRASSPHPRLVSENNPTSCRSTEASREAANSSSLSKSPHSTGEAREVQSLISKAETPKASLRQKVFNESLAGGSFRQAVGEEISTRLVSSSGLAWFPMEETFTKQQRDYRSPQQPGKSDKIPAIQSGANYWKDPSSPMWNSKFPQNDLRKGSTPSTSNAGASEAILVDLHTFRYIEKICKTELDRCLKDVDMTTKEVEGTGVMQISLSEKQPSGASSRTLKDAVGNLENMIGFWQSQLRVHVILYNKAKFFDKQKLIEICNHVNSWYSNVLYVLENSCIKVIGPLASILLFSKELKDRMDKYTPVKPIIGKSRR from the exons ATGGCTACAGTCATGGCGGACAGCGGCAGGACGGTGGTCGTATCCGGTGTGCCCGCGGTGCTGGAGTTCAGCAGAATGGTCGACAAGTTGACCATCCACTTTCAGAGCCGCAGGATAAGTCACGGAGGGGACGTGGAAGTCGTGAAATACCCCACTAACATGGTCGGAGTAGCCTTCGTGACTTTCGACCAAGCTGAAG ATGCAAAGCGGGTGGTGAGAAAGGAGCAGCACATCATGATGGATGAGGAGTTTACTCAAGGCTACGCTCTCACTGTGTTTCCCTTCAGCACTGAT GTGTTTCTGTACGTGGCCGGCGCTACGGTGGACCTCTCAGTTTTCGGCAGAGATCAGGCCTCTCTGATCAAAAGTCTGCAATCAACTCACAGATCAATCCGCTTCCAAGCATCGCTCCAGCAGAGGAAGGCCTCCATAGAGGGTCCCGCCTCTGCCGTCTGTGCCCTGAAAGAGGACCTCATCCGCAGGGCCAGCCATCTCAGACCCTCATCCCAAACCGCAGTTGGCAAACCCAGAGCTAGCTCTCCTCATCCTAGACTAGTATCCGAGAATAACCCAACAAGCTGCAGAAGCACAGAAGCTAGTAGGGAAGCAGCAAACTCCAGCAGCTTATCAAAGTCACCTCACAGCACCGGAGAAGCAAGAGAAGTCCAAAGCCTGATCTCCAAAGCAGAAACTCCAAAAGCTTCCTTGAGGCAGAAAGTCTTTAATGAGAGTTTGGCTGGAGGGAGCTTCAGACAAGCGGTTGGGGAGGAAATAAGTACACGACTCGTCTCCTCATCAGGGCTCGCATGGTTCCCTATGGAGGAGACATTCACTAAACAACAAAGAGATTATAGGAGTCCACAACAACCCGGCAAGTCGGACAAAATCCCTGCCATCCAGAGCGGAGCTAATTATTGGAAGGATCCCAGCAGCCCGATGTGGAACAGTAAGTTCCCTCAGAATGACCTGAGAAAAGGTTCAACTCCCTCAACAAGCAACGCAGGGGCTTCTGAAGCCATTTTGGTTGACTTACACACATTCAGGTACATAGAAAAAATTTGCAAGACAGAGTTAGACAGGTGCTTGAAGGACGTTGACATGACTACCAAGGAAGTAGAAGGAACTGGAGTTATGCAAATATCGCTGAGTGAGAAGCAACCCTCTGGGGCCTCATCAAGAACCCTCAAAGACGCTGTGGGAAACCTGGAGAATATGATCGGCTTTTGGCAGTCTCAACTGAGAGTTCACGTGATCTTGTACAACAAAGCAAAGTTTTTTGACAAGCAGAAACTGATTGAGATCTGCAACCATGTGAACTCCTGGTATAGTAACGTTCTGTATGTGTTGGAGAATTCCTGCATTAAAGTAATCGGCCCTTTAGCAAGCATCCTCCTGTTCAGTAAGGAGCTGAAGGACAGAATGGATAAATACACTCCTGTGAAGCCTATTATAGGCAAAAGCAGGAGATAA